A genomic region of Streptomyces sp. NBC_00247 contains the following coding sequences:
- a CDS encoding J-domain-containing protein, with product MTERKPPGVSFDSWVDRQIHEAEQRGDFASLPGFGKPLPGLGRTYDEDWWIKEKMQREGLSVLPPALALRKEVEDVRRAIAEAVSERRVRELIGAVNEKIDEAVRMPPPGPPLNLGRLDVEKTVGEWRAARSGRAGQDASGRS from the coding sequence GTGACCGAACGCAAGCCCCCTGGTGTCAGTTTCGACTCGTGGGTGGACCGGCAGATCCACGAGGCCGAGCAGCGCGGTGACTTCGCCTCCCTGCCCGGCTTCGGCAAGCCGCTCCCCGGACTCGGACGTACCTACGACGAGGACTGGTGGATCAAGGAGAAGATGCAGCGCGAAGGTCTCTCGGTCCTCCCGCCCGCCCTCGCTCTGCGCAAGGAGGTGGAGGACGTCCGCCGTGCGATCGCCGAAGCGGTTTCCGAACGCCGGGTGCGGGAACTGATCGGGGCGGTCAACGAGAAGATCGACGAGGCCGTACGGATGCCTCCGCCCGGCCCACCGCTCAACCTCGGGCGCCTCGACGTCGAGAAGACGGTCGGCGAATGGCGCGCGGCGCGCTCCGGCCGCGCCGGTCAGGACGCGTCCGGCCGCTCGTGA
- a CDS encoding DUF3224 domain-containing protein, producing MTAKASGSFDVTSFEPEVLDKGPGAALGRVRMSKTFRGGLAGTSTVHMLSVADSAGSPAAYVAVERFTGELDGRTGSFVFQHSAPGSHGEQIVIRVAQGTGSGDLAGITGTFEIDQSEHGSHSYVLEYTLG from the coding sequence ATGACCGCGAAGGCCAGTGGATCGTTCGACGTCACGTCATTCGAACCGGAGGTGCTCGACAAAGGCCCGGGTGCCGCGCTCGGCCGCGTGCGGATGAGCAAGACCTTCCGAGGCGGTCTGGCCGGCACCAGCACCGTGCACATGCTGTCGGTGGCCGACAGCGCGGGCAGCCCCGCCGCCTATGTCGCCGTGGAGCGGTTCACCGGCGAACTCGACGGCCGCACAGGCTCGTTCGTCTTCCAGCACAGCGCGCCCGGGAGCCACGGCGAGCAGATAGTGATCCGCGTGGCCCAGGGAACAGGTTCCGGGGACCTCGCGGGGATCACGGGTACCTTCGAGATCGACCAGTCCGAGCACGGCAGCCACTCCTACGTTCTGGAGTACACGCTGGGCTGA
- a CDS encoding GNAT family N-acetyltransferase, with protein MDARSTDPGAVLIRRAVAKDAKRLTRLVRTSRAYEGHWAPMVEGYRVGPDYIEAHRVFVAVAGAGTGPGTGAGTPVLGFYSLVLDTGEPHGPAATGELDLMFVADAAQGRGIGRRLIDHLREEASRAGLDAVRVVSHPPAEGFYRSVGAERTGTVPATPPYVMWDRPELMLPIA; from the coding sequence ATGGACGCGCGGAGCACCGACCCCGGTGCGGTACTCATCAGGCGGGCCGTCGCCAAGGACGCCAAGCGGCTGACCCGCCTGGTCAGGACGTCGCGGGCGTACGAGGGCCACTGGGCGCCCATGGTCGAGGGGTACCGCGTCGGGCCCGACTACATCGAGGCCCACCGGGTCTTCGTCGCGGTCGCCGGAGCGGGAACCGGTCCCGGTACCGGAGCCGGAACCCCCGTGCTGGGCTTCTACTCCCTGGTGCTCGACACGGGCGAGCCGCACGGCCCCGCCGCCACCGGTGAACTGGACCTCATGTTCGTCGCCGACGCCGCCCAGGGGCGCGGGATCGGCCGCCGCCTCATCGACCACCTGCGTGAGGAGGCCTCCCGGGCCGGCCTGGACGCCGTCCGGGTGGTCTCCCACCCGCCGGCCGAGGGCTTCTACCGCAGTGTCGGCGCCGAACGCACCGGTACCGTTCCCGCGACCCCGCCGTACGTGATGTGGGACCGGCCCGAACTGATGCTCCCCATCGCCTGA
- a CDS encoding DJ-1/PfpI family protein, with amino-acid sequence MPGGTEPTLATLADEPLLSWIRRAARTAEVVGSVCTGSLILGAAGLLDGRRATTHWGFRDLLAKFGATPVTERWVEAGPVLTAAGVPAGIDMALHLVGRLAGEQTARTVQLLIEYDPRPPLGGIDWRSADLDFFRPHARAMLRSALAEHPALLDRLTT; translated from the coding sequence GTGCCCGGTGGGACCGAGCCGACCCTCGCCACACTGGCCGACGAGCCCCTGCTGAGCTGGATCCGCCGGGCCGCGCGGACGGCTGAGGTCGTCGGCTCGGTGTGCACCGGCTCCCTGATCCTGGGTGCCGCCGGCCTGCTCGACGGTCGCCGGGCCACCACTCACTGGGGATTCCGCGACCTGCTGGCCAAGTTCGGCGCGACGCCCGTCACCGAACGCTGGGTCGAGGCCGGCCCCGTGCTCACCGCCGCCGGGGTGCCGGCCGGTATCGACATGGCCCTCCACCTGGTCGGCCGCCTCGCGGGCGAGCAGACCGCCCGCACGGTCCAGCTCCTCATCGAGTACGACCCGCGGCCACCCCTGGGCGGCATCGACTGGCGGTCGGCCGACCTCGACTTCTTCAGGCCCCATGCCCGAGCCATGTTGAGATCGGCCCTGGCAGAACATCCCGCGCTCCTGGACCGCCTGACGACCTGA